In a single window of the Clarias gariepinus isolate MV-2021 ecotype Netherlands chromosome 16, CGAR_prim_01v2, whole genome shotgun sequence genome:
- the LOC128544462 gene encoding cytochrome P450 2K1-like isoform X2 encodes MSKKYGSVFTVYFGPKKVVVLAGYQTVKQALVNYAEEFGNRDVSPIFFDVDKGHGILFSNGKTWKEMRRFSLTTLRDFGMGKRGSEEKIIEEIHYLKEVFKDFQGKPFDTSQPLNYATSNVISAIVYGSRFQYSDPQFKEMVNRINENIKCIGSPSIQIYNVFPWIGSWIKNWRLIMENHKMNLKQMKKLLDNLEETLNVEDTRGLVDSFLIRKKIAEKAGDKGSLFHEQNLIITVSNLFAAGTDTTSTTLRWCLLLMAKYPQVQGRVHKEIDSVIGARQPVLGDRKNLPYTDAVIHETQRLANIVPMSLPHSTSCDVTFQGFFIKKGTCVFPLLTSVLCDESQWESPHTFNPAHFLDEQGRFVKRDAFMPFSAGRRLCLGESLAKMELFIFFTSLMQHFRYTHPPGVSEEQLDLTPAVGFTLNPSPHKLCAVSRTSNIYP; translated from the exons aTGTCAAAGAAATATGGATCTGTATTCACTGTGTATTTTGGGCCTAAGAAAGTCGTTGTCTTGGCAGGTTATCAAACTGTTAAACAAGCGCTGGTGAATTATGCAGAGGAATTTGGAAACAGAGATGTCAGTCCTATTTTCTTCGATGTTGACAAAGGACATG GAATTCTGTTCAGCAATGGTAAAACCTGGAAAGAAATGAGACGATTTTCCCTCACCACACTTCGAGACTTTGGGATGGGTAAAAGAGGCAGTGAGGAGAAAATCATAGAAGAAATACACTATTTAAAGGAAGTGTTTAAAGATTTTCAAG GGAAACCATTTGATACCTCGCAGCCTTTAAATTATGCCACCTCAAATGTCATCTCAGCCATTGTGTATGGAAGCAGGTTTCAATACAGTGACCCTCAGTTCAAAGAAATGGTTAACCGGATTAATGAGAACATCAAATGTATTGGCTCACCTTCTATTCAG ATTTATAATGTGTTTCCATGGATTGGCTCCTGGATAAAGAACTGGAGGCTTATAATGGAAAACCATAAGATGAATTTAAAGCAAATGAAAAAGCTTTTGGACAACTTGGAAGAGACACTAAATGTTGAGGATACTCGAGGCTTGGTTGACTCTTTTCTTATCCGCAAAAAGATTGCAGAG AAAGCTGGAGATAAAGGCAGTTTGTTTCATGAACAGAATCTTATTATAACAGTTTCCAACTTGTTTGCTGCTGGTACTGACACAACTAGCACAACACTGCGCTGGTGCCTTCTGCTAATGGCCAAGTATCCCCAGGTTCAGG GCCGTGTCCATAAAGAGATTGACAGTGTCATTGGAGCTCGTCAGCCAGTGCTGGGGGATAGGAAGAATTTGCCTTACACAGATGCCGTGATCCATGAAACTCAGAGACTTGCTAACATTGTACCTATGAGTCTCCCTCACTCCACTAGTTGTGATGTTACATTTCAAGGATTCTTCATTAAAAAG ggtACATGCGTGTTTCCTCTCCTGACATCTGTGTTGTGTGATGAGAGTCAGTGGGAGAGCCCACATACCTTTAACCCTGCACACTTCTTAGATGAGCAAGGCCGATTTGTTAAGAGAGATGCCTTCATGCCTTTTTCTGCAG GGCGCAGGTTATGTCTTGGAGAGAGTCTGGCCAAGATGGAGCTCTTCATCTTTTTCACCTCGTTAATGCAGCACTTCCGTTACACTCATCCACCAGGGGTGTCTGAGGAACAGCTGGACCTCACTCCAGCTGTGGGCTTCACGTTGAACCCCTCTCCTCACAAGCTCTGTGCAGTTAGCCGTACATCAAATATATACCCTTAA